A genomic segment from Parafrankia irregularis encodes:
- a CDS encoding DUF3307 domain-containing protein — MNHAALFSAVFIALFVGHHLGDHVAQTDWQAARKHGSGWAAARAMIGHLFNYHLCIGAALLGLVVIDVPLRPAGIVVALIWSVLTHGFIDRRWPVRVLLQRGRSPLFAESTSSGVNGIYLADQSLHIGCLFVGALLVSALS, encoded by the coding sequence ATGAATCACGCCGCTCTGTTCTCCGCGGTGTTCATCGCGTTATTTGTCGGTCATCACCTTGGTGACCACGTCGCGCAGACCGACTGGCAGGCAGCCCGCAAGCACGGATCCGGCTGGGCCGCCGCCCGGGCGATGATCGGCCACCTGTTCAACTATCACCTGTGTATCGGCGCCGCGCTGCTCGGTCTTGTCGTGATCGACGTGCCGCTGCGGCCGGCCGGCATCGTGGTGGCGCTGATCTGGTCCGTCCTCACGCATGGATTCATCGACCGCCGGTGGCCGGTACGCGTGCTGCTCCAGCGAGGGCGGTCGCCCCTTTTCGCCGAGAGCACCAGCAGCGGCGTGAACGGAATCTACCTCGCCGACCAGTCGCTGCATATCGGCTGCCTGTTCGTCGGAGCGCTGCTGGTGTCCGCGCTGAGCTGA
- a CDS encoding adenylate/guanylate cyclase domain-containing protein — protein METTTVLVVDLVGSTRAMASVPRVRMTEMMTEAVLPIRRIVEELGGEIIKFTGDGYLTAFRSATDSLHAAAQIVNLFVSGPRLPIGDWVEGCRVAIHTCDTIRFENDLLGEGVVVPARMEKHVPTNEVYVTSTTRDAAKSAEFGFDLVGELALNGIPRPVQVHRLLADRYRGMERNAFLTVTDLVGLNALAARVSLTTLNERLHRWVELHHEALGTTHGRLRSVAGDNILATHDNADDAAAFLIALDRLSRLPADPPTTARTNQPDQPDQPGEADEAGQPPFAFSAVIAHGDLFVPDFGLAGPLVSSTCRTLQALSPGTKIVTSAVLQRLTCDQAAFGQVMPPAPGDGVVGEYHLFIGAKGRDS, from the coding sequence ATGGAAACCACGACTGTGCTGGTCGTGGATCTGGTGGGCTCCACCCGGGCCATGGCCTCCGTTCCACGGGTTCGTATGACCGAAATGATGACCGAGGCGGTCCTGCCGATTCGCAGGATCGTGGAGGAGCTCGGCGGCGAGATCATCAAGTTCACCGGTGACGGATATCTGACAGCTTTCCGCTCCGCCACCGATTCGCTGCACGCGGCGGCCCAGATCGTCAACCTGTTCGTTTCCGGCCCGCGTCTGCCGATCGGCGACTGGGTGGAGGGCTGCCGGGTCGCGATCCACACCTGCGACACGATCAGGTTCGAGAACGACCTGCTGGGCGAGGGCGTCGTCGTGCCCGCGCGGATGGAGAAGCACGTACCCACGAACGAGGTGTACGTGACGTCGACCACGCGGGACGCGGCCAAGTCGGCGGAGTTCGGCTTCGACCTCGTCGGGGAACTGGCTCTCAACGGGATTCCCCGGCCGGTGCAGGTGCACCGCCTCCTCGCGGACCGCTACCGCGGCATGGAGCGCAACGCCTTCCTCACCGTCACCGACCTGGTCGGCCTGAACGCCCTCGCCGCCCGCGTGTCCCTGACCACGCTGAACGAACGGCTGCATCGTTGGGTCGAGCTTCACCATGAGGCGCTGGGCACGACCCATGGCCGGCTGCGTTCCGTCGCTGGCGACAACATCCTCGCGACCCACGACAACGCTGACGACGCGGCGGCCTTTCTCATCGCGCTCGACCGGCTCTCCCGCCTCCCGGCAGATCCGCCGACCACGGCGCGGACCAACCAACCTGACCAGCCCGACCAACCTGGCGAGGCCGACGAGGCCGGACAGCCGCCGTTCGCCTTCAGCGCCGTCATCGCGCACGGCGATCTGTTCGTCCCGGATTTCGGGCTGGCCGGGCCGCTGGTGAGCAGTACCTGCCGCACGCTGCAGGCGCTCTCCCCAGGCACGAAAATCGTGACCTCGGCGGTGCTGCAGCGCCTCACCTGCGACCAGGCGGCTTTCGGTCAGGTCATGCCCCCGGCACCGGGCGACGGGGTCGTCGGGGAATACCACCTCTTCATCGGCGCCAAAGGTCGGGATTCCTGA
- a CDS encoding putative RiPP precursor — MKDRYAAPSIRAQGYFRDVTGTFFWGWRHGWGGWGWRHGWGGWGGWGRHGGWGW; from the coding sequence ATGAAGGACAGGTACGCGGCACCGTCGATACGGGCACAGGGTTACTTCCGAGACGTCACCGGAACGTTCTTCTGGGGCTGGCGCCACGGCTGGGGCGGCTGGGGCTGGCGCCACGGCTGGGGCGGCTGGGGCGGCTGGGGTCGGCACGGCGGTTGGGGCTGGTAG
- a CDS encoding protein kinase domain-containing protein, with the protein MTETGVLVQEPRPGDPEVLGRHRVLGRLGAGGMGVVYLAEGPFGRVAVKLVRAELADDADFRRRFQREVQACFRVGGARTARLVDFELTADRPWLATEFFDAPNLAEQVRADGPLAADAQLVLAAGLAEALLSIHTTGLVHRDLKPSNVLWTPSGPKVIDFGIASVTDTVALTSTGHFVGTPGWHSPEQISGQEVTAAADIFAWGALLCYAASGKAPFGTGSPEVVLARVAVAEPVVDRELIAPALRDLVTTAMVRDPASRPTAVDLYEAFVGLVPSDVAFPVTRVLEANLADTPLSTPVRATRTDQPARESVPPAAPPATGPSGPSGPGGARRLVAVLAVLLIAAVGGIIGLVLTQNDDTESPAESAESAEFTASEPWRITIDDQIEGNDDTGCTVTVLDADGAVVQLFEGVYSRKAYQVADTGVFHWTVNNDGCLVNADDSPARTGLPFLQMAYSGDTSVFDTSGRISVDPIDFGDATDCELTLRAIDGRSLDFVTAHKGDGPVMLNAGGPDKVYLAEAGCAFRVSVQS; encoded by the coding sequence ATGACCGAGACCGGTGTTCTCGTTCAGGAGCCTCGGCCTGGCGACCCCGAAGTGCTTGGGCGTCACCGGGTTCTGGGCCGGCTCGGCGCCGGTGGCATGGGCGTCGTCTATCTCGCTGAAGGTCCGTTCGGGCGGGTGGCGGTCAAACTCGTCCGTGCGGAGCTGGCCGATGACGCGGATTTCCGCCGCCGCTTCCAGCGCGAGGTCCAGGCCTGTTTCCGGGTGGGGGGCGCACGTACGGCCCGGCTGGTCGACTTCGAGCTCACCGCCGACCGCCCGTGGCTCGCGACAGAGTTCTTCGACGCGCCCAACCTGGCCGAGCAGGTGCGGGCGGACGGCCCACTCGCCGCGGACGCGCAGCTGGTCCTGGCCGCGGGGCTCGCCGAGGCGCTGCTCTCGATCCACACGACGGGCCTGGTCCACCGCGACCTCAAGCCGTCGAACGTGCTGTGGACGCCCAGCGGGCCGAAAGTAATCGACTTCGGCATCGCGTCCGTGACCGACACGGTCGCCCTGACGTCGACCGGCCATTTCGTCGGCACCCCTGGATGGCACTCGCCGGAGCAGATATCCGGCCAGGAGGTCACGGCCGCCGCGGATATCTTCGCCTGGGGCGCGCTGCTCTGCTATGCCGCGAGCGGAAAGGCGCCGTTCGGCACCGGCAGCCCGGAGGTTGTGCTGGCCAGGGTCGCCGTCGCGGAGCCCGTAGTCGACCGCGAGCTGATCGCGCCTGCGCTGCGTGATCTGGTGACGACCGCGATGGTTCGTGATCCGGCGAGCCGGCCGACCGCCGTGGATCTTTATGAAGCTTTCGTGGGGCTGGTGCCCAGCGACGTCGCCTTCCCGGTGACCCGGGTTCTCGAAGCAAACCTGGCGGACACCCCACTGTCGACCCCGGTGCGTGCGACCCGGACGGATCAGCCCGCACGGGAGAGCGTGCCGCCGGCCGCTCCGCCCGCAACCGGACCCAGCGGACCCAGCGGACCCGGCGGTGCGCGCCGGCTCGTCGCGGTCCTGGCCGTGCTGCTGATCGCTGCGGTGGGTGGGATCATCGGCCTCGTCCTGACTCAGAACGACGACACCGAGTCCCCCGCCGAGTCCGCCGAATCCGCCGAGTTCACAGCCAGCGAGCCGTGGCGCATCACCATCGACGACCAGATCGAGGGGAATGACGACACAGGCTGCACGGTGACGGTGCTGGACGCGGATGGTGCCGTCGTCCAGCTGTTCGAGGGGGTCTACAGCCGGAAGGCCTACCAGGTCGCGGACACCGGCGTGTTCCACTGGACCGTCAACAATGACGGCTGCCTGGTGAACGCCGACGACAGCCCGGCCAGAACCGGGCTCCCCTTCCTCCAGATGGCCTACAGCGGGGACACCTCCGTGTTCGACACGTCGGGGAGGATCTCGGTCGACCCGATCGACTTCGGCGACGCGACGGACTGCGAACTCACGCTGCGTGCGATCGACGGTCGGTCGCTCGACTTCGTCACGGCACACAAGGGCGACGGCCCGGTCATGCTCAACGCGGGCGGCCCTGACAAGGTTTACCTCGCCGAGGCCGGCTGCGCCTTCAGGGTCTCCGTCCAGTCCTGA